The following are encoded in a window of Verrucomicrobiia bacterium genomic DNA:
- a CDS encoding DUF3463 domain-containing protein, with the protein MRFPLALTAKIAGHIIKQRVKRTPKFAMVLQLEPLHTCNLTCTGCGRIREYSTSLKDMMSLEDCLGAAVECNAPMVSICGGEPLIYPKIEELVNGLLEQGRIVYICTNGMFMRKKMRDYMSSIYSPEFEPTLAKLLEEKLVSAKDADEIRKGKKDRAVISPSKWTYWNVHIDGLEYIHDLIVEREGVFKECVDAIKMAKILGYQVATNTTVYKETEVTEIEQMFEYFSWLGVDAHTISPGYEYDAAKKDMVKRLDKQPEDFFLTRKMTRQKFAKMEEWAEKYTIIGTAVYQEFLAGKRDLTCTPWAIPTRNIRGWKAPCYLMTDGHYPKYQEMLEKVNWDKYGVVDGVARDPRCENCMVHCGYDPSGALGTNYQSGDTWKNLKYNFSAKPKPSEAGKHVNAFNGFSIGKGHLAEAKAAINSPRAAMNGAQAAFAKPAESHDHADGGSCGTGDTTQRDELLAKIAQKKDA; encoded by the coding sequence ATGCGATTCCCCTTGGCCCTGACGGCTAAAATCGCCGGGCACATCATTAAACAACGAGTCAAGCGCACACCGAAATTCGCGATGGTGCTGCAACTCGAGCCGCTGCACACCTGCAACCTGACCTGCACCGGTTGTGGCCGCATCCGCGAATATTCCACCAGCCTCAAGGACATGATGTCCCTCGAGGATTGCCTCGGCGCAGCCGTGGAGTGCAACGCCCCGATGGTTTCCATCTGCGGTGGCGAGCCGTTGATTTATCCCAAGATCGAGGAACTCGTGAACGGTTTGCTCGAGCAAGGCCGCATCGTTTACATCTGCACCAACGGCATGTTCATGCGCAAAAAAATGCGCGATTACATGTCGAGCATTTACAGCCCGGAGTTCGAGCCCACCCTCGCGAAGTTGCTTGAAGAAAAATTGGTTTCCGCCAAGGACGCGGACGAAATTCGCAAAGGCAAAAAAGATCGTGCCGTCATCAGCCCGAGTAAATGGACATATTGGAACGTCCATATTGACGGCCTCGAATACATCCATGATTTGATCGTCGAGCGCGAAGGCGTCTTCAAGGAATGCGTGGACGCCATCAAAATGGCGAAAATCCTCGGCTATCAGGTCGCCACGAACACCACCGTTTACAAGGAAACCGAAGTCACGGAAATCGAGCAGATGTTCGAATATTTTTCCTGGCTCGGCGTGGATGCTCACACCATTTCGCCCGGTTACGAATATGACGCCGCGAAAAAAGACATGGTGAAGCGCCTCGACAAGCAGCCGGAAGATTTCTTCCTCACGCGCAAGATGACGCGCCAGAAATTCGCCAAGATGGAAGAATGGGCCGAGAAATACACCATCATCGGCACTGCCGTTTACCAGGAATTTCTCGCCGGCAAACGCGATTTGACTTGCACACCGTGGGCTATTCCCACGCGCAATATCCGCGGCTGGAAAGCCCCCTGCTACCTGATGACCGATGGTCACTACCCCAAGTATCAGGAGATGCTTGAGAAGGTGAATTGGGACAAATACGGTGTGGTGGACGGCGTCGCCCGCGACCCACGCTGCGAGAATTGCATGGTCCATTGCGGTTACGATCCCAGCGGCGCGCTCGGCACGAATTATCAGAGCGGTGACACTTGGAAAAACCTGAAATATAATTTCAGCGCCAAGCCCAAGCCTTCCGAAGCCGGCAAACACGTGAATGCTTTCAACGGCTTCTCCATCGGCAAAGGCCATCTCGCCGAAGCCAAAGCCGCAATCAATTCCCCTCGCGCCGCGATGAATGGCGCGCAGGCAGCGTTCGCCAAACCAGCGGAATCGCATGACCACGCCGACGGCGGCAGTTGCGGCACAGGTGATACCACCCAGCGCGACGAGTTGCTGGCGAAGATTGCGCAGAAGAAGGATGCGTAA
- a CDS encoding glucose-1-phosphate adenylyltransferase: MSAQTGRQSVNTSNVLSIIMGGGQGTRLFPLTKERAKPAVPLAGKYRLVDIPISNCINSGLRRIYLLTQFNSASLHRHISQSYKFDHFTGGFVEILAAEQTLSDASWYQGTADAVRKNLIHMLNHSFDYLLILSGDQLYRMDFRPIIEQHAESRADLTVATIPVSRQDVAGFGIMHIDADRRITRFVEKPKDPALQDAMRLDRGSYAKLGIKDDRELFLASMGIYVFNRDVLVKMLENTLTDFGKHIIPNAINTHRVFSYVYQGYWEDIGTIRSFFEANLDVTSELPRFNFFDMSAPVFSRPRFLPGSKINGAQIDHAVVSDGCIINHARIFHSIIGVRSIVGAGSELKRVVGLGCDYYESEASIRESNAKGRPRVGIGSNTRIENAIIDKNARIGDNVVISPAGKPENMDHESYFIRDGIVVIPKNGVIPHGTVI; this comes from the coding sequence ATGTCAGCACAAACCGGAAGGCAGTCGGTCAATACCAGCAATGTCCTCTCGATCATCATGGGCGGCGGGCAGGGCACGCGCCTGTTTCCGCTGACCAAGGAACGCGCCAAACCTGCGGTTCCGCTCGCCGGCAAATATCGCCTGGTGGACATCCCGATTTCCAACTGTATCAATTCCGGTTTGCGCCGCATCTATTTGCTCACGCAATTCAATTCCGCCTCGCTGCACCGGCATATTTCCCAGTCGTATAAATTTGATCATTTCACCGGCGGCTTCGTCGAAATCCTCGCGGCCGAACAAACTTTGTCCGATGCCTCGTGGTATCAGGGAACCGCCGATGCTGTGCGGAAGAATTTGATCCACATGCTCAATCACTCGTTCGATTACCTGTTGATCCTGAGCGGCGACCAGTTGTATCGCATGGATTTTCGTCCCATCATCGAGCAGCATGCCGAATCGCGCGCGGACCTCACTGTCGCCACGATTCCCGTGAGCCGCCAGGACGTTGCGGGCTTCGGCATCATGCACATTGACGCTGACCGTCGCATTACGCGTTTTGTCGAGAAACCGAAGGACCCCGCATTGCAGGACGCCATGCGCCTTGACCGCGGTTCGTACGCGAAGCTCGGCATCAAGGACGACCGCGAATTATTTCTGGCGTCCATGGGCATCTACGTTTTCAACCGCGATGTGCTCGTGAAGATGCTCGAAAATACCCTCACGGATTTTGGCAAGCACATCATCCCGAATGCGATCAACACGCACCGCGTTTTTTCGTATGTCTATCAGGGCTATTGGGAAGACATCGGAACTATCCGCTCGTTCTTCGAGGCTAATCTTGATGTGACTTCGGAATTGCCACGCTTCAATTTCTTCGACATGAGCGCGCCGGTCTTTTCGCGTCCGCGCTTTTTGCCGGGCTCGAAAATCAACGGCGCGCAGATTGACCACGCGGTTGTGTCGGACGGTTGCATCATCAATCACGCGCGAATTTTTCACAGCATCATCGGCGTCCGCAGCATCGTTGGCGCGGGCAGTGAACTGAAACGCGTCGTCGGGTTGGGCTGCGATTATTATGAATCGGAAGCCTCGATTCGGGAAAGCAATGCGAAAGGGCGTCCGCGCGTCGGCATTGGGTCCAACACGCGCATCGAGAATGCCATCATTGATAAGAACGCGCGCATCGGCGACAACGTCGTGATCTCACCTGCCGGAAAGCCTGAAAACATGGACCACGAATCCTATTTCATTCGCGACGGCATTGTGGTCATCCCCAAAAATGGCGTTATCCCGCACGGGACGGTGATATAA
- the hpnJ gene encoding hopanoid biosynthesis associated radical SAM protein HpnJ, translating to MSKTLFLSPPSFDGFDGGAGARYQAKREIRSFWYPTWLAQPAALVPNSKLMDCPPHDIDVKTCLAEAKNYDHVIIHTSTPSLRNDARVAEAIKEQKPGTTIGFVGAHAAVLPSETLKASPAIDWVGRKEFDYTCKEVAEGRPISEVTGLSYRKDGKVVHNPERELIHDMDALPWVTDVYKRDLEIEKYSIGYLKDPYVSLYTGRGCPAQCTFCLWPQTIGGHKYRVRSPENVAAEMAHAKKLFPQVQEFFFDDDTFTANLPRAREIATQLKPLGLTWSCNSRANVNYETIKHMKDCGLRLFLVGYESGNQEILNRIKKGIQIEEAKQFTKNCKDLGVIIHGTFILGLPVETRETIEQTIRYAMDLDVFSIQVSLAAPYPGTELYEMARQNGWFAKKDKTDIIHDDGLQQSTLEYPGLTKEEIYESVDRFYRTYYLRPKPILRIIKTMLEDKDVCVRRLREGYEFFSTLNQRKKDAASAASAAA from the coding sequence ATGAGCAAAACTCTATTCTTAAGTCCTCCTTCGTTTGACGGTTTTGATGGTGGCGCCGGTGCGCGTTACCAGGCCAAGCGCGAGATCCGCTCGTTCTGGTATCCCACATGGCTCGCGCAACCCGCCGCGCTCGTGCCGAACAGCAAGCTCATGGACTGCCCGCCGCATGACATTGACGTCAAGACCTGTCTCGCCGAGGCCAAAAATTACGACCACGTCATCATCCACACTTCCACGCCTTCGTTGCGCAATGATGCCCGCGTCGCCGAAGCCATCAAGGAACAAAAGCCCGGCACGACCATTGGTTTTGTCGGCGCGCACGCCGCCGTGTTGCCTAGCGAAACGCTGAAAGCGTCGCCTGCGATTGATTGGGTTGGCCGCAAGGAATTCGATTATACCTGCAAAGAAGTCGCCGAAGGCCGTCCGATTTCCGAAGTCACCGGTCTCTCGTATCGCAAGGACGGCAAAGTCGTCCACAATCCCGAACGCGAACTCATTCACGACATGGACGCGCTCCCGTGGGTGACGGACGTTTACAAACGCGACCTCGAAATCGAAAAATATTCCATCGGCTACCTCAAAGACCCCTACGTCTCGCTTTACACCGGCCGCGGTTGTCCCGCGCAATGCACCTTCTGTCTCTGGCCGCAAACCATCGGCGGACACAAATATCGCGTTCGCTCGCCTGAAAACGTCGCCGCCGAAATGGCCCACGCTAAAAAACTTTTCCCGCAAGTGCAGGAATTTTTCTTCGACGACGACACCTTCACCGCGAACCTCCCGCGCGCGCGCGAAATCGCGACGCAACTCAAGCCGCTCGGCCTCACGTGGTCGTGCAACAGTCGCGCGAACGTCAATTACGAGACGATCAAGCACATGAAGGATTGCGGCCTGCGCCTGTTCCTCGTCGGCTACGAATCCGGCAATCAGGAAATCCTCAACCGCATCAAGAAGGGCATCCAAATCGAGGAAGCCAAACAGTTCACGAAAAATTGCAAAGACCTTGGCGTCATCATCCACGGCACATTCATCCTCGGCTTGCCGGTCGAGACGCGCGAGACCATCGAGCAGACGATTCGTTACGCAATGGATTTGGACGTGTTCAGTATCCAGGTTTCACTCGCCGCACCCTATCCCGGCACCGAGCTTTACGAAATGGCCCGTCAAAACGGCTGGTTCGCCAAAAAGGACAAGACCGACATCATCCACGACGACGGCTTGCAGCAATCCACGCTCGAATATCCCGGCCTGACAAAGGAAGAAATTTACGAGTCGGTGGATCGTTTCTATCGCACCTATTATCTGCGCCCGAAACCCATTCTGCGCATCATCAAAACGATGCTTGAGGACAAGGACGTCTGTGTGCGCCGCCTGCGCGAAGGCTATGAATTCTTCAGCACGCTCAATCAGCGTAAAAAAGACGCCGCGTCGGCAGCCTCGGCGGCAGCGTAA
- the glmS gene encoding glutamine--fructose-6-phosphate transaminase (isomerizing) has protein sequence MCGIVGYIGKQSAAPIILEGLRRLEYRGYDSAGMAIIEAGELAIRKKKGKIDEGLARLLQEQPVHGSLGIGHTRWATHGQPSDENSHPHLDQSGKIAVVHNGVIENYDRLKERQLKAGHSFHSSTDTEVLAHLVGEHYANLKKETDDSLHPLAQAVTAALREVIGTYGVAVVCSDYPDVIIGARRGSPLIVGIGEGEHFLASDANAIAPHTRQVVYLNDYDVVTLSRERFTVSSLGTDTAQVQISQLEFSAEAAERGEFAHFMLKEIFEQPRTVENALRGRVDLEEGTAKFGGLNLSSAELRAIDQIVITACGTSWHAALVGEYLLEEFAHIPVEVEYASEFRYRNAPIEKNTLVLAITQSGETADTLASLRETKRRGHTVLALCNVVGSTIAREADGGIYLHAGPEIGVASTKAFTSQVTVLTLLALLMGRIRMLSLNRGRQIIQGLEAIPGQMEQILKHNDAIAKLAKKYATAKNFFFLGRQYNFPVALEGALKLKEISYIHAEGYPAAEMKHGPIALIDEHTPSVVVIPNDAMYDKTLSNLEVVKARKGPVIAITTEGNTTLAGKVDDIIYVPATLECLFPLLAVMPLQLLSYHVAVARGCDVDKPRNLAKSVTVE, from the coding sequence ATGTGCGGCATCGTCGGCTATATCGGTAAACAATCTGCGGCTCCAATTATCCTGGAGGGATTGCGGCGGCTGGAATATCGCGGCTACGACAGCGCGGGCATGGCCATCATCGAGGCGGGCGAATTGGCCATCCGCAAAAAAAAGGGAAAGATAGACGAGGGGCTCGCGCGGCTGCTGCAGGAACAACCAGTGCATGGGTCGCTGGGCATAGGCCACACTCGTTGGGCGACGCACGGCCAGCCATCTGATGAAAACTCGCATCCGCATCTCGACCAGTCTGGGAAAATTGCCGTCGTCCACAATGGCGTGATCGAAAATTATGACCGCCTCAAAGAACGCCAACTCAAGGCGGGGCACAGCTTTCATTCGTCAACCGACACCGAAGTCCTCGCACATCTGGTCGGCGAGCACTACGCAAATTTAAAAAAAGAAACCGACGATTCGCTGCATCCGCTGGCGCAAGCGGTCACGGCGGCGTTGCGCGAAGTCATCGGCACTTACGGCGTCGCGGTGGTTTGCTCGGATTATCCTGATGTCATCATCGGCGCGCGGCGCGGTTCGCCATTAATTGTCGGCATCGGCGAGGGCGAACATTTTCTTGCGAGCGATGCGAACGCCATCGCGCCGCACACGCGCCAGGTTGTTTACCTGAATGACTACGATGTCGTGACGCTTTCGCGCGAGCGCTTCACCGTTTCCAGTCTCGGCACGGACACGGCGCAAGTGCAGATCAGTCAGTTGGAATTCAGCGCAGAAGCCGCCGAGCGCGGCGAGTTCGCCCACTTCATGCTCAAGGAAATTTTTGAGCAGCCGCGCACGGTCGAGAACGCGTTGCGCGGCCGGGTTGATCTTGAAGAAGGCACGGCGAAGTTTGGCGGGCTCAATCTTTCATCGGCAGAATTGCGCGCGATTGATCAGATCGTCATCACCGCCTGCGGCACAAGCTGGCACGCGGCCCTGGTGGGTGAATATTTGCTCGAAGAATTTGCGCACATCCCCGTCGAGGTGGAATACGCGAGCGAGTTTCGCTATCGCAATGCGCCGATTGAGAAAAATACTTTGGTGCTGGCCATCACCCAATCTGGCGAAACGGCGGACACGCTTGCGAGCTTGCGCGAAACCAAACGCCGCGGCCACACGGTGCTGGCGTTATGCAATGTCGTCGGCAGCACCATCGCGCGCGAGGCGGACGGCGGCATTTATTTGCACGCGGGCCCGGAAATCGGCGTCGCGTCAACGAAGGCATTCACGTCGCAGGTGACAGTGCTGACTTTGCTCGCGTTGCTCATGGGCCGCATACGGATGCTGTCGCTAAATCGCGGGCGGCAAATCATCCAGGGACTTGAAGCCATTCCCGGCCAGATGGAACAAATCCTCAAGCACAACGACGCCATCGCGAAACTCGCCAAAAAATATGCGACGGCCAAAAACTTTTTCTTTCTCGGCCGCCAATATAATTTTCCCGTCGCGCTCGAAGGCGCGTTGAAACTCAAGGAAATTTCCTACATCCACGCAGAAGGTTATCCGGCAGCGGAAATGAAGCACGGTCCCATCGCATTGATTGATGAACACACGCCAAGCGTGGTGGTGATTCCCAACGATGCGATGTATGACAAAACTTTGAGCAATCTTGAAGTCGTGAAAGCGCGCAAGGGCCCGGTGATCGCGATCACGACGGAAGGCAACACGACGCTGGCGGGGAAAGTGGACGATATTATTTACGTCCCGGCGACTTTGGAATGCCTGTTCCCGCTGCTGGCGGTTATGCCACTGCAATTACTTTCCTACCACGTGGCGGTCGCGCGCGGTTGTGACGTGGACAAGCCGCGCAATCTCGCGAAGAGCGTCACGGTCGAGTAA
- a CDS encoding response regulator transcription factor: MRILLIEDEQKVAEFVARGLRAERFAVDTASDGLRGWEMASAYSYDLVVLDLMLPGLSGTEVLKRIRRQKSQVPLLVLTARDGTAEKVETFEAGADDYLTKPFAFAELLVRVKALLRRGTTDRSSILRVGDLEVDRLAQQVRRAGKRIELTSKEYGLLEYLVANAGRVLSRTMIIEHVWDESFEGLTNIVDVYVRHLRSKVDVPHETKLIRTIRGVGYSISDEPEP; this comes from the coding sequence ATGCGCATCTTATTGATTGAGGACGAGCAAAAAGTCGCAGAATTTGTCGCGCGCGGCCTGCGCGCGGAACGCTTCGCGGTGGATACCGCCAGCGACGGACTGCGCGGCTGGGAAATGGCTTCCGCGTATAGTTACGACCTCGTCGTCCTCGATCTCATGCTTCCCGGCCTGAGCGGCACGGAGGTGTTGAAACGCATTCGCCGTCAAAAATCCCAAGTGCCGTTACTTGTGTTGACGGCGCGCGACGGCACGGCGGAGAAGGTCGAAACTTTTGAAGCCGGCGCGGATGATTATCTTACCAAGCCTTTCGCTTTTGCCGAATTGCTCGTGCGCGTGAAGGCGTTGTTGCGCCGTGGCACGACCGATCGTTCGAGCATTCTCCGCGTCGGCGATCTCGAGGTGGATCGTCTCGCGCAACAAGTTCGCCGCGCGGGCAAGCGCATCGAACTCACCTCAAAAGAATACGGCCTGCTCGAATATCTCGTGGCCAATGCCGGACGCGTCCTTTCACGCACGATGATCATCGAGCATGTCTGGGACGAAAGTTTTGAAGGCCTCACCAACATCGTGGATGTTTACGTTCGCCACCTGCGCAGCAAAGTGGACGTGCCGCACGAGACAAAATTGATCCGTACCATTCGTGGTGTCGGCTACAGCATCAGCGACGAACCCGAGCCATGA
- the ispE gene encoding 4-(cytidine 5'-diphospho)-2-C-methyl-D-erythritol kinase: MSVSLQKDSPCKVNLLLNILGKRPDGFHELETVMHPVQFCDQLTFSRSGQGIELTCSDATLPTDSRNLVHRAASSFLQASGITDGVRIHLEKKIPQAAGLGGGSGNAATTLLGLNELFSAPLSLEKLHTLAAALGSDINFFLQTKPALATGRGEKVISFEPFSAMRGAAFVLVHPGFGISTAWSYQNLARFPAALNGQPGRAQRLIQALQKETLPAASREFYNSLEAPALEKFPLLVLFQDFFREHGAAATLMSGSGSTTFAVAENLTLAEKLAEEFRKKFGTKNWLAVVPA, encoded by the coding sequence ATGTCCGTAAGCCTGCAAAAAGATTCGCCCTGCAAAGTCAATCTGTTGCTCAACATCCTGGGCAAACGGCCCGATGGTTTTCACGAATTGGAAACCGTCATGCATCCCGTCCAATTCTGCGATCAACTGACTTTTTCGCGAAGCGGGCAGGGGATCGAACTCACTTGCAGCGACGCCACCCTGCCGACCGATTCCCGAAATCTCGTGCATCGCGCCGCGTCGTCATTTCTACAAGCCAGCGGCATCACCGACGGTGTGCGCATCCATCTCGAGAAAAAAATTCCCCAGGCTGCTGGGCTCGGCGGCGGCAGCGGCAACGCCGCCACGACCCTGCTCGGCTTGAACGAACTTTTCAGCGCGCCGCTGTCCTTGGAAAAATTGCACACGCTCGCCGCCGCCCTCGGTTCGGACATCAATTTCTTCCTGCAAACCAAGCCTGCCCTTGCCACCGGCCGCGGCGAAAAAGTAATTTCCTTCGAGCCATTTTCCGCGATGCGCGGCGCGGCCTTCGTGCTCGTCCATCCCGGCTTTGGAATTTCCACCGCGTGGTCCTATCAAAACCTCGCGCGCTTTCCCGCCGCGCTGAATGGCCAACCCGGCCGCGCCCAACGCCTGATCCAAGCGCTTCAGAAAGAAACTTTGCCCGCCGCCAGCCGTGAATTTTACAATTCACTCGAAGCGCCCGCGCTGGAAAAATTTCCGCTGCTCGTCTTGTTTCAGGATTTTTTCCGCGAGCACGGCGCGGCGGCAACGCTGATGTCCGGCAGCGGTTCTACGACCTTTGCCGTCGCGGAAAATCTTACGCTTGCCGAAAAACTGGCCGAAGAATTTCGCAAAAAATTCGGAACGAAAAACTGGCTCGCCGTCGTGCCCGCTTAG
- a CDS encoding HAMP domain-containing sensor histidine kinase has protein sequence MNTRSIRFRLVVWYAGLLIAVFVLLSGLIYGGLKLYLERSLAQSQIRRARQIAETLLANISATGEAHVIDEINSWFAPETNDRFIRITGENSTVLYRSTNPRDRSFDVNAVPPFADTGDKILWRKQILPEHKDLLIAAVPYITASGKHYLVEVGASLEPVKDVLHQLVMLLALGLTGMVVAAIGSGYFLVTRALAPVDELSSSARRITLNNLKERLPAAQTGDELERLAISLNHMIARLDDALEYNRRFIADASHELRTPLTIMRGELESVVEQIDPSPELQRKAASVLEEVERLARIVEGLFAISRLDAGEAQKESAPFDLGELATSTAEQMCLLAEDKDITITASAPEKVIVKGDRARVKQVVVNLLDNAIKYTQSGGKVNLRVSPHASKAILEVEDNGIGIPTDAQPHIFERFFRVEAARSRESGGAGLGLSIVKSICTAHGGHVSVQSTEGAGSCFKVELPLAQ, from the coding sequence ATGAACACGCGCTCGATCCGATTTCGGCTCGTGGTTTGGTACGCCGGTTTGTTGATCGCGGTTTTTGTTTTGCTGAGCGGATTGATTTACGGCGGCCTGAAATTGTATCTTGAACGCAGTCTCGCGCAGTCGCAAATCCGCCGCGCGCGGCAAATCGCCGAGACCCTGCTGGCAAATATTTCCGCCACCGGGGAAGCGCACGTGATTGACGAAATCAATTCGTGGTTCGCGCCCGAGACGAACGACCGTTTCATCCGCATCACCGGCGAAAACTCCACCGTCCTGTATCGCTCGACCAACCCGCGTGACCGCAGTTTTGACGTGAACGCGGTGCCACCATTTGCTGATACCGGTGATAAAATTTTATGGCGAAAACAAATATTGCCCGAACACAAAGATTTGTTGATCGCCGCGGTGCCGTACATAACTGCCAGCGGAAAACATTACCTCGTTGAAGTCGGCGCATCGCTGGAACCGGTGAAAGATGTGTTGCATCAACTGGTCATGTTGCTCGCGCTGGGGCTGACAGGCATGGTTGTGGCAGCGATTGGCAGTGGCTATTTCTTGGTGACTCGTGCCCTGGCGCCGGTGGACGAACTCAGCAGCAGCGCGCGCCGGATTACCTTGAACAATCTCAAGGAACGATTGCCCGCTGCGCAAACCGGCGATGAATTGGAACGCCTCGCCATTTCCTTGAACCACATGATCGCGCGCCTCGACGATGCTCTCGAGTACAATCGCCGTTTCATTGCCGACGCATCACATGAATTGCGCACGCCGCTGACCATCATGCGCGGCGAATTGGAATCGGTCGTCGAACAAATAGATCCGTCGCCCGAATTGCAGCGCAAAGCCGCCAGCGTGCTTGAGGAAGTCGAACGCCTCGCGCGCATTGTTGAAGGACTGTTCGCCATTTCGCGCCTCGATGCCGGTGAAGCGCAAAAAGAATCCGCACCGTTCGACTTGGGCGAACTCGCCACCAGCACTGCCGAACAAATGTGTCTGCTCGCCGAGGACAAGGACATTACCATCACCGCCAGCGCGCCCGAAAAAGTCATCGTCAAAGGCGACCGCGCGCGCGTGAAACAAGTCGTGGTCAACCTCCTCGACAACGCGATCAAATACACGCAATCCGGCGGCAAGGTGAATTTGCGCGTCTCTCCTCACGCCAGCAAAGCGATCCTCGAAGTTGAGGACAATGGCATCGGCATCCCGACCGATGCCCAGCCGCATATCTTCGAACGATTCTTTCGCGTCGAAGCCGCGCGCTCCCGTGAATCCGGCGGCGCAGGTCTTGGCCTCTCCATCGTGAAATCCATCTGCACCGCCCACGGCGGCCACGTCTCCGTGCAGAGTACCGAAGGCGCGGGCAGTTGCTTCAAAGTCGAACTTCCCCTGGCGCAATAG
- a CDS encoding methyltransferase domain-containing protein, with the protein MSSDIWEARYQSGDMPWEKGEASPGLVDFMAAHPNLARGTVAVPGCGTGHDVRIWARAGFDVSGFDLAPSAIRLAREKTSLVGLTAEFIQGDFLRDEPPQKFAWLFEHTLFCAIDPGDREQYVKAALRWLAPQGNYLAVNYLIPDKDGPPFGTTRDELIKRFSPHFDLIQEWVPRSYPNRTGLELMLWWRKKAQ; encoded by the coding sequence ATGAGTAGTGATATTTGGGAAGCGCGTTATCAAAGCGGCGATATGCCGTGGGAAAAAGGCGAGGCATCGCCGGGCCTGGTGGATTTTATGGCGGCGCACCCAAACTTAGCACGCGGAACAGTGGCAGTCCCCGGCTGCGGAACCGGACACGATGTGCGCATCTGGGCGCGGGCGGGTTTTGACGTGTCGGGTTTTGACCTCGCGCCGAGCGCCATTCGTTTGGCGCGCGAAAAAACCTCGCTCGTGGGACTGACGGCTGAATTTATCCAGGGAGATTTTCTGCGCGATGAGCCGCCGCAAAAATTCGCGTGGCTTTTTGAGCACACACTTTTTTGCGCAATAGACCCGGGCGATCGGGAGCAATATGTAAAAGCCGCTTTGCGCTGGCTCGCGCCGCAGGGAAATTACCTGGCCGTGAATTATTTGATCCCCGACAAGGACGGCCCGCCTTTCGGCACGACTCGCGATGAATTAATCAAGCGATTCTCGCCGCACTTTGATTTGATTCAGGAATGGGTTCCGCGCTCGTATCCGAACCGCACCGGCCTTGAACTAATGTTGTGGTGGCGGAAAAAGGCGCAATAA
- a CDS encoding Gfo/Idh/MocA family oxidoreductase, translated as MTKIFAFLVLFFSLLSLHADDVKPPVRFAMIGLEHDHAKGFIPLTRGRQDAQLVGIVEPDQKLTALYARQFHLNTNLFYPTLDALLAKTNIEAVATFTSTYDHPRVVEMCAPHHLTVMMEKPLAVDMAAARRIANAAKSGGIPIIVNYETTWYAGNHAVYKMVKDGEFGEIRKMVAHDGHRGPVEIGCSPTFLSWLTDPKLNGGGALMDFGCYGADLMTWLMDGQRPTSVFAVTQHIKPDIYPKVEDEATIVITYPKAQGIIQGSWNWPYNRKDLEVYGKTGCVTVPSKNLLRVRHGDTAETETKVSDSSAIEGPADQLAYLAAVARGDIQPSGLASLHVNLVVTEILDAARKSAHTGKRIDLPHDPAF; from the coding sequence ATGACCAAAATTTTTGCATTTCTTGTTCTCTTTTTCTCGCTGCTCTCTCTTCACGCGGATGACGTGAAACCTCCTGTTCGTTTCGCGATGATCGGTCTTGAGCACGACCACGCCAAGGGATTTATTCCCCTCACGCGTGGCCGGCAGGATGCGCAACTCGTGGGAATTGTCGAACCCGACCAAAAATTAACCGCGCTTTATGCCCGGCAGTTTCATCTCAACACCAATTTATTTTATCCCACCCTCGACGCGCTGCTCGCCAAAACGAACATCGAAGCCGTCGCCACCTTCACCAGCACATACGATCACCCGCGCGTCGTTGAAATGTGCGCGCCGCATCATCTTACCGTCATGATGGAAAAACCGCTGGCCGTGGACATGGCCGCCGCCCGTAGAATCGCCAATGCCGCGAAGTCTGGTGGCATCCCCATCATCGTGAATTATGAAACCACTTGGTACGCCGGCAACCATGCTGTTTATAAAATGGTGAAAGACGGCGAGTTTGGCGAAATACGGAAAATGGTCGCGCACGATGGGCATCGTGGACCGGTGGAAATCGGCTGCTCGCCGACTTTTCTCAGTTGGCTGACTGATCCGAAATTAAATGGCGGCGGCGCGTTGATGGACTTCGGCTGCTACGGCGCTGATTTGATGACATGGCTGATGGATGGCCAGCGGCCCACGTCCGTCTTTGCCGTGACCCAACATATCAAGCCGGACATTTATCCCAAGGTTGAGGACGAGGCCACCATCGTCATCACTTACCCGAAAGCGCAAGGCATCATTCAAGGTTCCTGGAATTGGCCCTACAATCGCAAGGATTTGGAAGTCTATGGCAAAACCGGTTGCGTCACCGTGCCCAGCAAAAATCTTCTCCGCGTGCGCCATGGCGATACCGCGGAAACCGAAACCAAGGTTTCTGATTCATCCGCGATTGAGGGTCCCGCCGATCAGCTTGCGTATCTCGCGGCGGTGGCGCGGGGAGACATTCAGCCTTCCGGCCTCGCCTCGCTTCACGTCAATCTGGTCGTCACCGAAATACTCGACGCCGCCCGCAAGTCCGCTCACACCGGCAAGCGGATTGATTTGCCGCACGACCCGGCTTTTTGA